aaactccccaggtcaagaaacagaacattctAATACCCTGgaaacctcccccaccccctagcTGCCACCCACCTCCGTCGCTACCACCTCAAAGAGTGCTCCTGTCCTGACTTCTCTCGTTGAGTGGTGTTGCCTGTTTTGAATTTTGTATCCGTGGAATCCTTGATTGTGTGTCCTTTTATGCTGACTTCTTTGGAGCAGCATTTTGATGGTGAAATCTGTCAGTGTTACTGGACGCAGCCTTATTTTGTTCACCCCCATTGCTgggtggtatttcattgtgtgacTATATCCATTCTACCATCGGCAGACTTTTGGGTTGTTGCCCGTTGACGGTCATCATGAACGGTCTTGTTACGGATATTCTCATTCATGTCTTTTGGTACACTATAATATACTTTTCTGTTGGGCAAATACCTAAGGTTTACAATTGCTGAGTCATAAAGTTATATATAATTAGCTTTAGTAGATTCCATTGTATAATTTTCTAAAGTGTAACACCAgtacaccctcttcaaacaaacGTAGGAGAACACCTGTTGCTCCAGAAGTCCTTACCAACAGACTTGACAATAGCTAttgtgatatctcactgtggctttcatttgcatttccttggtgACTAATGAGGTTTAGCACCCTTTCATATGTAGATTGTCCATTTGAATAATCTTTTTGGAAAGTTCCTGTTCAAATCTTTTCTCCAGTTTTCTGTTGGatcctctgtcttttttcttattaatttgaaggagcttaaaaaatattctggatATGTGTTCATTGTTGGACATGCACATTACGAATATCTCCTCCCACTCAGAggcttgccttttcactcttttcAGGGTGTCTTCTGAAGAATAGAAGTTCTTCATTTTAGTGGTCCAACCTGTCAATCTTTGTCtctatggaaaatatttattgaatcctgTTTCTTTGCCTGTTACAAGGTTTTGGATATATTTTCCAATATTATCTTCTGGATGTTTTATGTTTCATATTTAGCTTTAAAATCCACTCAAAATAGATTCTTAGGGTGGAGACTGAGGTCAAGACTCATTTTCTTTGGGTGGATATCCAATTTATTCAAAAGATCATCCTTTCTCACTGTCGGTCACCATCATCTTTGCCAGAAATCAAGGGCAATGCATGTGTGGCTAAGCTGTTTTGAAAGATAAGTAGGAGTTCTCAGGTGgacagagaaggggaggaagTGCAGTGAGCACAGGTTTAGAGATGCCTGAGAGGAGACTGTGTTTGGGGAACTACCAATAGTTCAGCCCGgctggagggaagaggggaggtggGTTGGCAGGGACAGAACACGCAGGGGAGGGAGCTGGACTGTcccagagggaaggggagggttaAGCAGCATGCGGAGTATACTCAGGATCCCCAGGAAAGGAGGGTGAGTTTGGAGCAGACGGTCAACCCAGACAAACCCAGCCTTGAAATCAGCTCCAGCAGAGACACAGGGTGTCTGCTTTGGGGAGGCAGTGGCGGAGGTAGTGGGCGGAGGTGCCTGGGGCCTTGGAGGGTGACTTTTGACTGCAGGTTTGCAGCTGAGTCCCATAGCCAGATAAACCTTCACGTGttctcccccacccctaccccagtcCCCCACCCGGATGCCCCCAGCACTGCAGGCACTGAAGGAGGAGTATTTTAGGGACTGGGACAGACAGACAAGGGTAGGGATGGGTCTCTGGAAAGGGGGCGTTTTCTACTCTTCCGGCGCTCGATGCACCCACCAGGATcctggcctggccctgggccCTGAGAACAGACCCTCCCAGGCTGGCTGAGATTCAGAGCTGGACAGATCCCCTCTGGGAGAGGGTGGCCTGGAGAGGAGAGTCACTTGACCTGGGGCCATGCAGTGAGCCAGACTGACCTAGCCAAAGGGAAGCTGAGCACAGGCTTGGCTACCCCCAGCCTCCAGGGCCTTTCGGATAGGCCTCAATCTTCTTCCCTGAAATGTACAGATAATAGCTCTGTGGGGCTGCTGTCAGAATATGTCAAGTGCCTTCTCCTGGAGTGGGAAGCAGGGGAGGGGacaggtgatgatggtgatgaaagAAGGAGCTATGATTACCTCCCTGTAATTGcaagtgtttattgagcactactgggcttctcaggcagcgctagtggtaaaggacacgcttgccagtgcaggagaagtaagagatgtgggtttgatccctgggttgggaagatcccgtggaggaaggcagggcaaaccactccagtattcttgcctggagaatcccgaggacagaggagtctggtagactacagtccatagggtctcaaagagttggatgcgacttaagtgacttagctcaatgtgtattgagcacctaccatatgccaggcccttctgtctggGTGGACTCCCAACAGTACCGTGTGTAGGTACTTGCTACCTctgtccatttcacagatgagaaaattgagcctTGAAGAGGTTAAGCAGCCTACCCCAGGGCGCTGAGCTAGGAGGTGGCTGGGCCGGGATAGGAACCTGGATTTGCCTGTCTCCAGACCCCTGTTCTTCATCAGCAGTAGGCTTTTCTCCTCCACCCCTGGCTCTGAAAGTGCTCCCCAATTCTCCAAGCTGTTGCTTAGAGTTAAGCCTGAGATTTGGGGGTTGGTCTCCAGTGCTTGCCGTGAGGGAAAATTGAGCCGCAAGAGGATGGTCATGGCCATGGGCCGAGCAGGGCTATGCCCCAGGTCCTGCCTCCTGCCCACTAGCATCCCTGCGAGGGAGGTACCACTGACTCAGCCACACGATTAAGAAGCGGGATTCAATCCACCCTGCCTGAGTCCAGATCCTTGCCTCCTGACCACAGTTCCATTTGTGTCCTACTCTGGGGTCCCTCTGGCTTGGCAGAGCTTTCTCGTTTGCTCAACCTAGTGTAGAACATCACAGAGAAACCACATGCTTCTGACTCTTCCCACACATCAAGGGGTCCCTGGGAGGGAGGTGGTCTGGGGATTCTGTACCAGCCCTCTGCCCACCGGGTGAGTCAGACACCCACCCCTCAATCTCCACTAACTTGGGGGTAAGAACAGGGATCAGGCATCTGGAATTGCTCAGCACTGCCCAGGTTGGGAGCTTGGTAAGGTCTTCTgaagacagagaggaagggagagaggaagagggagtaTAAGGGGGCAGGAAAGGAGGTCGGGGGCCGCAGGAAGAGCAGCTTAGAGCCAGTAGAGCATTCTGACTCCTTTTCTTACTCAGTTTTTGAACCTGCATAAGTTTTACAAGTTATCTGAGTCCCGGATCCCTTATTTGCAAAATGGGGCCAGTGATACTGACCTCATAATGTGGCTGGACGTGAGGCGTGTGTATAGCCGCTGTCACAGCGCCGGCGGTCTAATAGAGGCTCACTGAATGGTCTCGCTCTTCCCGTCTccactcttctttttccattgctTTCTGTTTTCACCATCTCTAGCTCCACCTTCCCTATCTTTACAACACCGAGTAAACATTGCTTTcagaataaagtccaaattcTTTAACATAACCATGCTTCTGCTCCACAGATCCACCTGTGCTTCCTCAAATATTCCATGTCATCTCTGGCTTTGGCATGGATACCCTCTCCTAtcctcttccccacctcctccaaGAGCCACCCCAGTCTTTCCTGCTGCCTTTATGCGTCCATAACCCCCTGAGATGATGGGAGATGGATGGGAGATTGCCATGGGCCCTTTACCTGGTGCTCTCCCCTGTAGACCCCAGCGCCTTCAGGGAGAGACACGTGTCTTGCCACCGTTGGGCTCCAGTGCCCTGCACAGGCCCTGGCACGTGGCTGGCACTGGGTAGGTATTTGCTGAGTAACtctaggggtgggggtgaggtgggtgAGCCTGGGACACAGTCCTGATGAGCCAAAGCAGAGCCTGCCCAGGGCCACACGAGCAGCGCAGGCCGGGACTTGGCAGGAGAGCAAAGAGCCCTCTAGCTAGGGCATCCCAGGGAGCCTTTAACTGGGCTGCATGGGATGGACAGGAAGTGGACTTGAGGAGGGCAGAATAATAAGGAAATGAGAAAGCGCAGGTGCACACACCGGATcggggagagaaggaaggtgcCCCGGGGTAAGGGAGTGGTGGTGGAGCCCACAGGAGAACCGGTTTCTGAGCAGAGAGACCCAGGGTGGGGCCAAAGAGGCCCATAGGGCCGCACTCACCTTCTGGCGGAGGCATCAGTTACCaccgggtcaggaagatgctggGGAACTTCTGCTGTCCACGCGCATGGCTTTCAGTTGAGAAGAGGGCTGGGGCGTAGAAGGGGTCTTTGGGGCTACAGGGTTGGAGGGAAGACTGCCCAGTGAGAAACTGGGCATCCAGAGGGGAGCGAGCATCTCTGCATCTCTTGCTCCACAGGGCAGGCCTGAGGGCATGTTCTTCTGACTCAGCCAGGTGGCAGCACCAAGAGGAGGGACGGTTTCTAAAAGGGGTCCCCTCTCTTCTCAGTCCTCAGGGCTTCCTCTTCCCTGTGTGTTGGCTTTGTCTGGAGAGGTTCTGAAGGGGGTGAGCTACTTTCCCTCCGTGCCTCAGTATTGCTTTCAGTACAATGAGTATGTTCCCCGCTACTGTGTACTGCCTGCCTTCCTGAGCCCCTGACGGTTCCATGGGTTGTGGTGTGATTCTTCAGGGACAGAGAATTTTCAGTGTGTGGTCAAattcctccttcccctctctcctcctgcatTTGGTCCTCTGTTCATAGGGAGCGTGAACGGGCTAGCTGACTCCAGTGGGCTTGATGGCTACCCACTGTGGGCCAGGGGCTGCTGCGGCTTTATGGGCTTCCTTACAGAGGGAACACCGTGTATTTGAATTGGTACCATACCGGGTTCTGATCTGGATTCCAGTCCTGATTCTGTTGCGTGTTCTGTGTTGTGTGTTCTGAGGGCGTATTGCCtcccttccctgagcctcagtcacCTTGTCTGTTAATGGAGGCAACTCCCCAGAATTCTTGGGGGGGGGAAGTTGAAAGTCGAAAAAAGGCAAGATGCCCCGGCCCTCCTGTCGGGGTCTGCTATCCAGCAGGTCTGGGATTGGACCCAGTTACAGATATTCTTAAAATGCACCCCAGATGATTCTAAATTATGTCTCTTTATTGAGAACTGATAGGCTGGATCTGTACTTTGCAGACTTTAATATGCAAATGAATCACCTGGGATCTTTAAATGTGGATTCTAATCTCGTTAAGGCCTGAGATTCTGTATTTTGTAATAGCTcccaggtactgctgctgctggctcATGAGTTATTACTTTGAGTAATAACAATTTAGATGGTTTGTGAAGTTTCTTGGGttgcccattcattcatttatcatcaATACTTAagatggggagtggggagaggtaaGCCTAGAGGGAGAGACAAAGCCCACAAAGCCCAGACTCTTCTAGGGCTACAGAATTTGGGCTTTGTCTGGAGGGACCTGGGGAACCAGGGTTTTTAAGCCAAGGAGTGACAGGGTCAGATTCGCATTTAGAAGACTCCTTTGGCAGGATGCAGAGAGTGAGCAGAGGGGTGTGGACCACTGCTGGGAGGTCAGTGTCAATCCCAGGGCCAGATGATGTGGTATTGAGGCAAGTGGTGGTCAGTGGAGGTAGAGAGAgtggcttcttcttctttttttttttaatcaactttatttttcagagtggTTTTAGGAATTGAGAGGAAAGTACAGAGCATTCCCAATGCTTCCTGTCCCTGCACACACATAACCTCCCCCAGTGGAAAGATTCTTAAGATTTTACGAGAGATAATCAGGATGATTTGTTGATTGGCCATGGGGGTaatggagaagagagaatgaTACCCAGGCCTCTGGTTCGGGCACCTGGTGGGGGTGTGGTTGACTCAGAGACTCCGCGAGGAGGAATGGACTCGGGGGAAGGTCATGAGTTCAGAATGGGGCGTGTCGAGTTGGAGACACTGGTGGGCCATTCGGAAGGAGGTCCCCCTCTTGTGCCTGGGCTCCAACCACCCAGGTGTCCTCTCTGCCCTCGCGGGTGCTTGCCTTCCAGGCTCTGGGGCCTTTGTGCTGTTTGCTCCTCTGTgagcccacccctgccccctgagCGGATCTCCGCCTCAGGGCCCTTTCACGGGGTGGCCTCTGCCACACGCCCCTCTGTTTTCTGCAGTTTTCCTTCACGTCATGGATCATAGTGTTCTTCAGATTGTTTCTGTGGGTGATGACCTGGTTCACGCCAGTGCTTCCTCTCCAGCGTGTGAGCTCCACCAGAACAAGGATCATGTCTTTCTTGTTCTGATGTCCACAGAGCCTAGAACATTCTGAGAAAGGACAGGTCTGGGCTGGCAGCGGGTACCGGGTGTCGTCCGATGGTTGTTGCCTAGGGAATGGAGGGGTGCATGGGGGAGGGGGCCGGAGCAGGGTGTGATGAGCAGGACACAGGCCGAGAGGCCCCTGCTGGAGCGGAGGAGGGGGTCGTCGGCTCAGTTGGAGGAGAtccagaggaggaaatgtcagAACCAGGCCATGCTGCGGTGGTCCTGGCTGCCACTGACGGAGTGCTTCGTGTACCAGCCCAGGGCTGAGCTCTGGGTGGATGTCTGCTCAGTCATTCCTCCCCGGCATGCTGTTACCTCTGAGGAAACGGGCCAGAGAAGTTAGCCTCGAGGTCACCCAGCCAGTAAGTGTGAAGGGGGGATCTGTCTCTGGAGCTCTCCCCATTTTAAGGTACctgctgcctccctcctcctggaCTTTGCCGAACCCATCACAGTGAGGGCCGGGGAGGGAAACGGCTTGGAGGCCCCTGAGCTAGTGGCAGAGGCAGGGCGGTGGTTCCAGCCTCCGGGGGTCAAGAAGCCAAGCCTGAGGAGCTGGACTGAGGCTGAGCGGGGGTTCCCGGAAGCCAGCATTGAGCCAGCTTGCCAAACTCAGAGGAGCACCCCCATCTCAAAAGGCGAGCCTGGAGCTCAAATGGCCGGGTGGGAATCTCGTGGCCTCTCCCTTTGTCCAGCTGCTTTCCCTTTCACAGAGCTATTTCCTGTCCTTTCTCAGACTTGGTCCCCAACAGTGATCGCCTGGGATCTCACAGCTAGCAAATGATGGGGTGGGGGTTCCAGCCGGGGTCTTCCGGCCTTCTGTCCAGGCTCTTTCTGAAAATCCTGCAGAAGGGCCACCCTGAGATAGAGGCAAACCCTGGCACACCGCCCCCGACCCCAAACCCCGGCCTCCACCACCCCAGCTGAGCCCTGCCCTGCCCAATGCAGGAAGTGGTTTTCAAGGGCAGATGCGAGCCCAGCATCtgtggtggaggtgatgagtCATATTAGAGCTGCAGGTTGACTTTGGGGTCAGCCAACCTGGCTCCACATTTAGTAGCTATGTGAcattgggcaagtcacttccagCCACCACAGGGCCCGGGGGACGTAGGTGGTGTGAGCCAGGCCTCTGGGTGTCACACCTGCCACCCTTCCCCAGCCTGTTCCGAGCCCTGGATTGGAATGGGGAGAGGATTTGATTATATCCTAAACAGCAGCTCCATTTAGAAGGCCTGGTTCATTTCCTGTGTGCTTCTAGCAGGCGAGACATGCACAGAATTAACCCTGGTCCAGCCGAGCCAAAGAAATGATGGATGGGAGAGATACACGCTCTCTGTAGCACAAGGGCAGCTTCTCGGCAGGCTCGGACCCAGGGCCCTGGGCGAGTCAGCTGGTCTCTGGGCCGCCTTGGCTGGATTCTTGGTACCCCAACCTGTTGTAACAGCTGCCTAACGGGGTGTCCCCTTCAGAGCACTCACCGCATTCCTTGAGACCAGTTGTCCAGCCTCTGCTTTTCTGCTCAGGGGAGGGCAGCGACTGTGTCTGACTTGGCCtctgctgtccccacccccaccccaggacctaACTCAGTGCCCGGAGAATGAATGACTGCGTGGACGCGTGCTCCCCAGGCCTCCCGCCACCCCCGCGTCCTGTCACCCCGTCCAGAGCAGTCTCACGCAGCTCAGCTCTGCTTGTGTCGTTTCCTTGCTCCCAGGACCAGCTCATGCCTGGCGTCCATTCTGTAACGTGGCTCTCACCTTTCTCTCCTCTGCCGTCCTAATTCTCTTCACTTGCTACCCTCTCCTCTAAGGCTTCTGAGGTTTTCTGTTCCAGAGGCTCCCTACCCCCTCAGATACCCCATACTCCAGCTTTCCTAGGAACACAGATCTGACCAAGCCTACTCAGGCGCTCACACAAAACAGAACCTGGTCTGTTCTGAGCTGGTTCTTCTTTGCCAATGTCTGCCCTGTGGGGGATGGGCCTGGGTGAAGGGCCATTGCTCACAGCCTGCCCCCCCTCCGTCTAGACCCCTGGGGCTCCCCTGCCCTTGTGTGTAAAGATCCAGGGAAGTGGGAGAGATGTTTAACTGGGAGACAGGAGTTCTAGTACTGAATCGGCCTCCCATTTCTTAGGTGATTCCCTTAGCCTCTgggacctcagtttcctgatctctaagggaatgacagcccactccagtattctttcctggagaatcccatggaccgaggagcctggcgggctagagtgcatgggggcacaaagagtcagacacgactgagccactcaacaacaatgacaaagatAAGCCTAGACTAAGAATAGCTCCCGCTCTATCAAATGCTTCTTGTGGGCCAGGCCCCGTGAAGAGCGTGAACTTAGTCCTGTGAGTTTGGTGTGATATCACGGCTCTGCCCCAGGTAAGGAATCAGGGCTCAGAGAATTCGGGGAGGCTTGGCCATATTCTCCGCACAGCTAGGAAATGACACTGCTGGAAGCAAAACCAAAGTCTGACTGGGGCCGTCTGAGCAGGAACCGCGGGTGCTGTGAGAGCCCTGGGTCCTGAGTGGTTTCTCAGCGTTCCGGGGCGGGGGCCCCCTGGGGACAGAGGCACTTCCCCTCCCGGCTTTGTTTGCTTTGGCCTCGCTGAGCACCACTGGCAGAGGCCGGCTGACTTGCATTTCTGGTTTTGGATCTGGTGCTGCACTTTTTCGAGGGGCAGGCTGCTCGGCTGCAGTCACTACTGGTGCAGGCCCTggccccactccacccccaggaAGGGGAAGGGTGGCCTGCTCCTCTCTCAGGGCCCAGTGCCAGTTCCCGAGGGCACCAATTGCTGCTTCCGACTGTCCGTGCTTCCAGATGGAGGGGTCTGGCAGAGGGGGAGGTGAGAGAATGTGGGACACCAGGGAGCTGGCGTTGCCCACAGTTTGCTTTTTCTGATGGAGAATGCTCGCtggtgggagggggcaggcaggagcTGGGCTGCCCTGGGAACTGAGATCCAAAGGGGGCTTGGGAAGAGAGAGCCAGGAGTCAGGCTCTAACCCCAGCTTAGCCCTGCGTTTACGGGTGCCTTTGGGCAAGTCCCTAGGTCACTGTCCAGGCTGGGCCCTCTGTCTTTCTGTTAGTTCAGTGGAGAGTCTCTCTGACCCCCCTGGGAACAAACTAAGGTTCCCAGATGAGATTCCCGGATTGGGGGTGCCTGGAATCACAATTGCCAACTTCGATTCTGGGAGCCTGACAGTTTGCTTCTAGGGGTCCATGAGAAAGATGTGGCACTGTTTAAGTTTCATGAACAATGTTTTCATCACCACAaccaccacaccaccaccaccatcccattTCAGAGCTTGGGACTCTTATAGTGTACTCTCCTCGTGTGTCGCTTGGGTACCTTGGTTATTCCATTTCATAGGTGGCAAGCCAGAGGTCCAGAGGGTTTAGGGACTGGCTCTTCCTGGCCCCACTGTGTGATTCTaggttggccccttctcctttctgggcctcagtctccccatctgtgcAGTGGGGATATGGGCTCGCCAAAGTTCCCACGTCTGAGGCTGTGTGGTCTGAGGATTTCCTGGGTGGGTAAGTCTTCACCGTGGAGCTGCGGGCAGGATTTGCAGGGCAGGCAGTCCTCGGGGTAAGTGGGCCCCTGTCTTTGCCTGTACCTGGGAACCAAACTCTGGCCAGATCATCCTGCAGTCCTCTGAGGCTCCCCCTCCTGGCTCAGCAACTTTCTCCCTCCCACAAcccaggaggtggaggtgggaggggctttcactttcatcctcccAGGCAGTGGTTTTTACCCCACTGGCCTTTCACATCCACTCTGGTGCTCCCAGATGCCACTCTGACCCCTGACACGTGGGTGCAGCAGCTGCCCTGGGCTGCAGCTGGGCCCCTTATTCCCAGATGTGAGGCCTGGCCGGCCCAGGGCTTAAAAGAGTTCCCAGGTGCAGGCATGGCCTTTCGGTCTCTGGCAGCTGTGCCGTAGTGGGTAAGTACTTGCTCTTTGGGCCCAGCTTCTTCATCCGTCAAATGAACATTAGAGGTCTTTACAGTAAGAGCTCTTAACCTATGTTCTGAGGCATCTACCCTGAAATTCTGcaccgtgtgtgtgtgggtgtgggtgtgtgtgcgtgcgcttATCTGTACAGTTCTCATAAATGTGTGGCATCTTCCTCTTTCATTAGTTCTGTGTCCTCGTGGCCTCTTCACGGACGGAACCTGGGCTCTGAGCAGTTCCCGATCCAGCACTCCAGGTCCTCGACTGTGATGGGGGGAGCCCAGCCTAGCCCGAGCCTGACCCACTTTCCCGTGGGGCACCCCTGACtttctctgagccccagtctTCCTGTGAGATAGCTGCTTTTCAGACTCGGAGTAAGGgcagtattttcttctttgcaaatgAAATCTGCAGGAACCCAGCGAAAACTCCAAGGATTCTGAGGGTGGTGTGTAAGGCAGGAatgcttcctcttttgtttgtaCGTGCGACTCCTGATGTTCCTCCAGTCATAGTTTAAAAAGCACGGGGTGGGTGATCCCTCTCAGTGAGGTTCCACATGTCTATGACATTTGTCGAGTACTGGTATGCACAGTATTTTGAAGTTCtggttttttttccagtttactaGTTTCAAAAAAAGCTGAACATTCAAAGCAAGTTCTTCTTCAAATGACTCACTAAGGCTTTTGAAAGGCTTTGGTTCAGGTGGAAGGTATCCTTTGGCTGGGTCTGGGATTCTCTCACTTGGTAGCTGCTCTGGCTTGGGGCTTGTTTTGACTCTGGTCCATGAAGGCCAAGGCTGTCTGCTCCTCATTTATTCACAGAGCGACTTACTCACAGAAGGACCGTGACACTCCCCTTCGAGGGCCATTGGGAACATTACATGTTAGCgttagtgactcagtcgtgtctgactctttgtgaccccagggactgtagcccaccatgctcctctgtccatgggattctccagacaaggatactggagtgggttgccattcctttctccaagggatcttcctgacccagggctcaaatctgggtctcctacatggcagatggattttttttttaaccttctgaaccaccaagaaagcccccGGGGAACATTACATAAGGGGGTTTAATCTGCCATGGCTCCTGGCATATGAGAGAAGCCGTACAATGGTAACTAACCTCTCCCTTGTCTCCCTTAAATGACCAACCATGTTTTGATGGAGCGCAAGTTTCCAGCAAGCAGTGAGGGTGGAAAGCCCATATTCAGCTAAGCCAAAGGGGCTGTCGGGTCTCCACGGGGCGCTTCGGCTTTCACACCGTGGGGTACAGGCTGTGGGCTGTGGATCACTGCCTCATTTTCAGTCTCTGTGACACTGACTCGTGCGTGGTAGCCTCCTCTTGTAAGCCTTTCtcgttttctctttatttcacagATGTTTGAGGGATCAGAGGCGGATGAGAAGGAAATGCccggggagaaagggaaggggccGGGTGCCAAGGACCCCTCACCCAGCAAGGACCCCTCTCCTGGCCAGGAGCCTCTTCCCGGACAAGAGCTTCCACCCAAAGAGGACTCCTCTTCTGGCCAGAAACCTTCTGCTGACCCAGAATCAACACCCAGCAAAGACTCATCTTCTTGCAAAGAACCTCCTGTGCGCCAGGAACGCTCGCCCAGCAAGGACTCCCCACCAGGCCAGGAACACCCTGCAGCCGCAGTCTTCTCTCCATGCCAGGACCTTTCTGCTGGGCGAGAATCCTCTCCCGGCCAAGGCCCTCTGATCAGTAAAGacctccctgccctccaggaagCCCCTGCCCAGGACCTTCTGCCCTGTCAAGACCTGCCCCCCGGCCAGGGCCCCCTGGCATCTGAGCCCCTTGCTGAGGAGACCACGAGCTCTGGGGACCCACCAGCAGCCACAGGGAACCCGCCCGTGGCCTCCAAGCCAAACTTCGTGATCCCTGAGGTCCGGCTGGATAGCACCTACAGCCAGAAGGCAGGGGCAGAGGGGGGCAGCTCGGGCGACGAGGAGGATGCAGAGGAGGccgaggagggggaggaggacgAGGACGAGGACACAAGTGATGACAACTACGGAGAACGCGGGGAGGCCAAGCGCAGCAGCATGATCGAGACGGGCCCGGGTGCCGAGGGCGGCCTCTCGCTGCGCGTGCAGAACTCGCTGCGGCGCCGGACGCACAGCGAGGGCAGCCTGCTGCAGGAGAACCGTGGGCCCTGCTTCTCCTCCGACACCACCCTGCACTGCTCGGATGGCGAGGGCACCGCATCCACCTGGGCCATGCCTTCCCCCCGCACCCTCAAGAAGGAACTGGGCCGCAATGGAGGCTCAATGCACCACCTTTCCCTCTTCTTCACAGGACACAGGAAGGTAAGGAGCCCAATGGTGGAGGGGAACAGGGTACATGACAGGGCTGGATGGGTCCAAGGGCTGCAGGGAATGAATCTTGGCTTTGTCCCACCTCTGCTTTTGTCTCAACCTTCCAATAAGCCTTctacccatttaacagatgataaaactgaggcccagaggcacCAAGAAGGC
Above is a window of Bos indicus isolate NIAB-ARS_2022 breed Sahiwal x Tharparkar chromosome 8, NIAB-ARS_B.indTharparkar_mat_pri_1.0, whole genome shotgun sequence DNA encoding:
- the RGS3 gene encoding regulator of G-protein signaling 3 isoform X11, which gives rise to MFEGSEADEKEMPGEKGKGPGAKDPSPSKDPSPGQEPLPGQELPPKEDSSSGQKPSADPESTPSKDSSSCKEPPVRQERSPSKDSPPGQEHPAAAVFSPCQDLSAGRESSPGQGPLISKDLPALQEAPAQDLLPCQDLPPGQGPLASEPLAEETTSSGDPPAATGNPPVASKPNFVIPEVRLDSTYSQKAGAEGGSSGDEEDAEEAEEGEEDEDEDTSDDNYGERGEAKRSSMIETGPGAEGGLSLRVQNSLRRRTHSEGSLLQENRGPCFSSDTTLHCSDGEGTASTWAMPSPRTLKKELGRNGGSMHHLSLFFTGHRKMSGPDTVGDDDDTSRKRKSKNLAKDMKNKLGIFRRRNESPGAQPTGKTDKVMKSFKPTSEEALKWGESLEKLLVHKYGLAVFQAFLRTEFSEENLEFWLACEDFKKVKSQSKMAAKAKKIFAEYIAIQACKEVNLDSYTREHTKDNLQSVTRGCFDLAQKRIFGLMEKDSYPRFLRSDLYLDLINQKKMSPPL